One window of Chloroflexus aggregans DSM 9485 genomic DNA carries:
- a CDS encoding CvpA family protein, protein MTNVDLVIIVVVGLFTIFGMYWGIIRQVLAVVGLVVGLMLAGQYGSEVAVWLGSFITDPNLAQSVGFILVLLTVSSVSSLIASLLHSLAGLVFLGWLDHLLGGVLGLVQGVLAVAAVLIVLVVFPIDPYSGWLRSSLLAGWVLRLGEPLTLLLPDLFAAAVRTFNEFGILP, encoded by the coding sequence GTGACAAACGTAGATCTGGTGATAATTGTGGTGGTGGGACTGTTTACGATTTTCGGGATGTATTGGGGTATCATCCGCCAGGTGTTGGCCGTGGTTGGTTTGGTGGTGGGTCTGATGCTGGCCGGTCAGTATGGGTCTGAAGTCGCCGTATGGTTAGGCTCGTTTATTACCGACCCAAATCTTGCCCAGAGTGTCGGGTTTATCCTGGTACTGTTGACGGTCAGTAGTGTGAGCAGTTTGATTGCTTCGTTATTACACTCGTTAGCGGGGTTGGTATTCTTGGGTTGGCTCGATCATCTCCTGGGTGGTGTTCTCGGTTTGGTGCAGGGGGTCTTGGCGGTAGCGGCGGTATTGATCGTGTTGGTGGTGTTTCCGATTGATCCGTACAGTGGTTGGTTACGTAGTTCGTTGCTGGCCGGCTGGGTGTTGCGTTTGGGTGAGCCCCTAACCTTGCTGCTCCCGGATCTGTTTGCCGCGGCTGTGCGTACATTTAATGAATTTGGTATCTTGCCGTGA
- a CDS encoding DUF444 family protein has translation MSMSMKRAERDLSRFREIVRGRIKKDLRKYMSQGELIGRQGQRYVSIPMPQIDIPQFRYGAKQAGGVGQGDGDVGDPIAQGDGQQGAGQAGAEPGQHILEVDISIEELAQILGEELQLPNIQPKGKKNLISEKDKYSGIRRTGPNSLRHFKRTYREALRRQIASGEYDINNPLVVPIPEDMRYRSWKETLMPESNAVIIYMMDVSGSMGSEQKELVRMTAFWIETWLRSQYKSIEIRYIVHDAAAKEVDQQTFYHIREGGGTKISSAYKLCNRLIDERYPASEWNIYPFHFSDGDNWGGGDTRECVELLKRELLPKVNLFCYGQVRSLYGSGRFAHDLEEYLRGDDRIVIAEIADRDDIYDAIRAFLGKGR, from the coding sequence ATGTCGATGTCAATGAAACGCGCTGAACGTGATTTGAGCCGCTTCCGCGAAATTGTACGCGGGCGGATTAAAAAAGATCTGCGCAAATATATGTCGCAGGGGGAACTGATCGGGCGACAAGGACAACGCTACGTCAGTATTCCCATGCCGCAGATCGATATTCCCCAATTCCGCTACGGCGCCAAACAAGCCGGTGGTGTTGGGCAGGGTGATGGCGATGTCGGTGACCCGATCGCGCAAGGTGACGGCCAACAAGGTGCAGGGCAGGCTGGCGCCGAACCCGGCCAGCATATTCTTGAAGTTGATATTTCCATCGAAGAATTAGCTCAGATTCTCGGTGAAGAACTCCAACTGCCCAATATTCAGCCCAAAGGGAAAAAGAACCTGATCAGCGAGAAGGATAAGTACAGCGGTATTCGCCGTACCGGTCCGAACTCCTTGCGTCATTTCAAGCGCACCTACCGAGAGGCCCTTCGACGCCAGATCGCCTCTGGTGAGTATGATATAAATAATCCGCTCGTCGTCCCTATCCCCGAGGATATGCGCTATCGCTCGTGGAAAGAGACCCTCATGCCCGAAAGTAACGCCGTCATTATCTATATGATGGATGTGTCGGGTTCGATGGGGTCCGAGCAGAAAGAGCTGGTGCGCATGACCGCGTTCTGGATCGAGACTTGGTTGCGCTCGCAGTATAAGTCCATTGAGATTCGCTACATTGTGCATGATGCAGCCGCCAAAGAGGTTGATCAACAGACCTTTTACCACATTCGCGAAGGTGGCGGCACCAAGATTTCGTCGGCGTATAAACTCTGTAATCGGCTGATCGACGAGCGCTACCCGGCGAGCGAATGGAATATCTATCCGTTCCACTTCTCCGACGGTGATAACTGGGGCGGCGGTGATACACGTGAATGTGTCGAGCTGCTCAAACGTGAGTTGTTACCCAAGGTCAACCTGTTCTGCTACGGTCAGGTTCGCTCGCTCTACGGTTCGGGCCGCTTTGCGCACGATCTGGAAGAGTATCTGCGCGGTGATGACCGGATCGTTATTGCTGAGATTGCCGATCGTGATGATATTTACGACGCGATCCGCGCCTTTCTCGGCAAAGGTCGCTAA
- a CDS encoding PrkA family serine protein kinase, translating into MTLSGFELMKMIGEQQDRRQFQQLNWRGTFAEYLDIVVRKPQVARNAFQRVYDMIMSYGTEEFIDAKKRLIRYKFFSDESFDGDDAIFGLEIPLMRLVNFFKGAARGYGTEKRVLLLHGPVGSSKSTIVRRLKRGLEHYSRTEEGALYTYDWYPGVIENHDTFDWRQVPESEWEKCPMHEEPLHLIPRELRAPFIERINENLDPDRHIRVEGDLCPVCRFHFRELMQHYDGDWLKVMNHIRVRRLVFSEQDRIGIGTFQPKDEKNQDSTELTGDINYRKIAIYGSDSDPRAFNFDGEFNIANRGIIEFVEMLKLDVAFLYDLLGASQEHRIKSKKFAQTDIDEVIIGHTNEPEYRRLENNEFMEALKDRTVRIDIPYVTRLRDEVRIYERDFNKKKVRVHIAPHTLEMAAMWAVLTRLEEPKKPNLTLLQKLKLYNGKTLPGFTEDNIKELRKEAVREGMEGISPRYIQDKISNALVSNQEEGYINPFMVLNELESGLKNHALITDEEQRKRYRDLLAVVREEYTEIVKNEVQRAISADEEAIKRLCANYIDNIKAYTQREKVRNRYTGQYEEPDERLMRSIEEKIDIPESRKDDFRREIMNYIGALAIEGKTFDYRTNERLHKALELKLFEDQKDSIKLTSLVSRVIDKDTQEKIDVVKARLIRDFGYNEQSATDVLNYVASIFARGDTRR; encoded by the coding sequence ATGACTTTATCCGGTTTCGAGCTGATGAAGATGATCGGCGAGCAGCAGGATCGCCGCCAATTTCAACAGCTTAACTGGCGCGGGACCTTTGCCGAGTATCTCGACATTGTTGTCCGCAAGCCACAAGTTGCCCGTAACGCCTTTCAGCGGGTCTACGACATGATTATGTCGTATGGCACCGAGGAATTTATCGACGCCAAGAAACGACTCATTCGCTACAAGTTCTTCTCCGACGAGTCGTTCGACGGCGATGATGCCATCTTCGGCCTCGAAATCCCGCTCATGCGGCTGGTTAACTTCTTCAAAGGAGCGGCACGCGGCTATGGTACCGAAAAGCGGGTGCTGCTCTTGCACGGGCCGGTCGGTTCGTCGAAATCGACCATCGTGCGCCGACTGAAACGTGGTCTCGAGCACTATTCCCGCACCGAAGAAGGCGCACTGTACACCTACGACTGGTACCCCGGTGTCATCGAAAACCATGACACCTTCGATTGGCGACAGGTACCCGAATCGGAATGGGAAAAGTGCCCAATGCACGAAGAACCACTGCACCTCATTCCGCGTGAGTTGCGTGCGCCGTTCATCGAGCGGATTAACGAAAACCTTGATCCCGACCGCCATATCCGGGTTGAAGGCGATCTGTGTCCGGTCTGCCGCTTCCACTTCCGCGAGTTGATGCAGCACTACGATGGTGATTGGCTTAAGGTCATGAACCATATTCGTGTGCGGCGTCTTGTCTTCAGTGAGCAAGATCGGATCGGGATTGGCACCTTCCAGCCCAAAGACGAGAAGAATCAAGATAGCACCGAACTAACCGGTGACATCAATTACCGTAAGATTGCGATCTACGGATCGGACTCTGATCCGCGTGCTTTTAACTTCGACGGCGAGTTTAATATCGCCAATCGTGGCATCATCGAGTTTGTCGAGATGCTCAAGCTCGATGTCGCCTTCCTCTACGATCTGCTCGGTGCGTCTCAAGAGCATCGTATCAAGTCGAAGAAGTTTGCGCAAACCGACATTGATGAGGTGATCATCGGCCATACCAACGAGCCGGAATATCGCCGTCTCGAAAATAACGAGTTTATGGAGGCCCTCAAAGACCGTACCGTCCGCATCGATATTCCTTACGTCACCCGCTTGCGCGATGAGGTACGGATCTACGAGCGCGACTTCAACAAGAAGAAGGTGCGCGTCCATATCGCGCCGCATACGCTCGAGATGGCCGCTATGTGGGCGGTGCTCACCCGCCTCGAAGAACCGAAGAAGCCGAACCTCACCCTGCTGCAAAAGCTTAAGCTCTACAACGGGAAGACGTTGCCCGGCTTTACTGAGGACAACATTAAGGAGTTGCGCAAAGAGGCAGTGCGCGAGGGGATGGAGGGTATTTCACCACGCTACATTCAAGACAAAATCTCGAATGCGCTGGTCAGTAATCAGGAAGAGGGTTACATCAACCCCTTCATGGTGCTGAACGAACTCGAGAGCGGCCTCAAGAACCATGCACTGATCACCGACGAAGAGCAGCGCAAACGCTACCGCGACCTGCTGGCCGTCGTCCGCGAGGAGTATACCGAGATTGTGAAGAACGAAGTGCAACGCGCCATCTCGGCTGACGAAGAGGCGATCAAGCGGCTGTGCGCGAACTATATCGATAACATCAAAGCCTACACCCAGCGCGAAAAGGTTCGCAACCGCTATACCGGTCAGTACGAAGAGCCCGATGAGCGCCTGATGCGCAGCATTGAGGAGAAGATCGATATCCCCGAGTCGCGTAAGGATGACTTCCGCCGTGAGATTATGAACTACATCGGGGCGCTGGCTATCGAGGGGAAGACGTTCGATTACCGTACCAACGAGCGACTACATAAGGCCCTTGAGCTAAAACTGTTCGAGGATCAGAAGGATAGTATCAAGCTCACCTCGCTCGTCTCACGGGTGATCGATAAAGATACCCAAGAGAAGATCGATGTCGTCAAGGCCCGGTTGATCCGTGACTTCGGCTACAACGAGCAGTCGGCGACCGATGTTCTGAATTACGTGGCGTCGATCTTTGCCCGTGGCGATACACGCCGCTAG